Proteins encoded in a region of the Maniola jurtina chromosome 12, ilManJurt1.1, whole genome shotgun sequence genome:
- the LOC123870271 gene encoding organic cation transporter protein-like: MTENQRNSDMEMQQRRETNKDQDEKEIVTKTIDLDFILTNELGQFGRFQLRNIILLALLVVVFGTLGEFIFSAAATSHRCRIPECSESEQLHEFNPQWIKNAIPETSSGFASCERYAPVGTNGSLDYCPANLFNQSNTVACEGFVYANNNTVVYEFDLGCNEWLRALAGTLFNVGMLLALPITGYVSDRFGRKTALVISVFNLGLLGFIRAFSINYTMYLILQIVQTTFGSGVFSSAFILGSELVGPKYRVITGATLSSMFSLGEGVLAGVAWLISPWRYVIMVTTIPCFLFVSYYWFITESVRWLLSKAKNAEAKHILHTIERVNKTQISDKSLEALFNPPQPMITTTTAENLGLVRTVIRSPILLRRVCTTPLWWMAMTFVFYGLSINSTSLSDTMHLNYMLTSFVSIPGFYTSVFVSNTIGRKPTVAFGFFISAACNISFVFIPRDFTILRLVVYLLGKFFIAAVVNTLYIYTSELYPTEYRHTLLGFSSMIGRIGSIFAPLTPALTIYYHGLPSLLFGGMGVVAGLLALTQPETLGCNMPDTLAEAEALGKPESRIITTSLSR; this comes from the exons atgactgaaaatcaaagaaatagTGACATGGAAATGCAACAGAGAAGAGAAACAAATAAAGATCAAGACGAGAAAGAAATTGTAACTAAAACTATAGATCTAGATTTTATATTGACAAATGAGTTAGGTCAATTTGGCCGGTTCCAGCTAAGGAACATCATTTTGCTTGCGCTACTCGTTGTAGTGTTCGGAACACTCGGCGAGTTCATATTCTCAGCAGCAGCTACATCGCACAG ATGTCGTATCCCAGAATGCAGTGAGAGTGAACAGTTGCATGAATTTAACcctcaatggattaaaaatgcaATTCCAGAGACTAGTTCCGGCTTTGCGAGTTGCGAAAGGTATGCCCCTGTGGGAACTAACGGGAGCTTGGACTACTGCCCTGCTAACCTGTTCAATCAGTCCAACACTGTAGCTTGTGAAGGTTTCGTGTATGCCAATAATAACACAGTTGTATATGAA TTTGACCTTGGATGTAACGAGTGGTTGCGAGCCTTAGCGGGAACTTTGTTTAACGTAGGAATGTTGCTAGCATTACCGATCACTGGATATGTCTCAGATCGCTTCGGCCGGAAGACAGCTTTGGTGATCAGTGTCTTCAATCTGGGTTTGTTAGGTTTCATTCGTGCGTTCTCTATTAACTACACCATGTATCTGATACTGCAAATTGTACAGACGACTTTTGGGTCTGGAGTATTTAGTTCCGCGTTTATTCTTG GTTCTGAACTCGTTGGGCCGAAGTATCGTGTTATCACAGGTGCAACTCTATCTTCAATGTTTTCATTAGGAGAGGGAGTATTGGCAGGTGTAGCTTGGCTCATCTCACCGTGGCGATACGTGATCATGGTCACAACCATCCCATGCTTCTTATTCGTGTCATATTACTGGTTTATCACAGAAAGCGTAAGATGGCTACTATCAAAAGCAAAAAACGCGGAGGCTAAACACATATTGCATACTATTGAGAGAGTAAACAAAACACAAATCAGTGATAAGTCTCTAGAAGCACTCTTTAACCCTCCACAACCCATGATTACAACAACTACT gctGAAAATCTGGGATTAGTTCGCACTGTAATACGCTCTCCCATTCTGCTTAGAAGAGTTTGCACGACACCATTATGGTGGATGGCAATGACATTCGTCTTCTACGGTCTGTCCATCAACTCCACCTCTCTCTCCGACACCATGCATTTGAATTATATGTTGACATCTTTTGTCAGTATTCCTGGTTTTTACACATCTGTATTCGTCTCAAATACTATTGGCAGAAAACCTACTGTGGCATTCGGTTTCTTTATAAGCGCTGCTTGCAACATCAGTTTTGTATTTATACCCAGAG ACTTTACCATCCTACGCCTTGTAGTATATCTTCTCGGAAAGTTTTTCATCGCTGCCGTTGTAAATACGCTATATATCTACACATCGGAACTATATCCAACAGAGTATCGACACACTTTGCTTGGCTTCTCTTCCATGATTGGTCGTATTGGATCTATCTTTGCACCACTCACTCCAGCACTT ACAATTTACTATCACGGCCTTCCATCGTTGCTGTTCGGAGGTATGGGCGTCGTCGCTGGTCTGctggcgctcacgcagccggaGACCCTGGGCTGCAACATGCCCGACACCCTGGCTGAGGCGGAAGCCCTCGGGAAACCAGAATCTAGAATAATAACCACTAGTTTATCTCGTTGA
- the LOC123870277 gene encoding organic cation transporter protein-like: MTETQKNPFVEAGYGKEANEDQEKKDKVTQTPINLDNVLTNELGQFGWFQLRNILFLAILLIVSSSAGEYIFSAAATPHRCRIPECGEDGKFYAMEPEWIRNAIPETSSGFASCERYAPVGTNGSLDYCPANLFDQSNTVACEGFVYARNNTVVYEFEIGCNEWLRAFAGTLYNTGMLLALPIAGYVSDRFGRKTVLIISVFNLSLFGFIRAFSVSYAMYLSLQIVQTTLGSGVYSAAFVIASELVGPKYRVITGVTCSAMFALGEALLGSIAWLISPWRYVVMATAVPCVLFVSYYWLITESLRWLLSKKKYAEAKNVLHTIARVNKTQISDKSIEALFNPPQPMITTTSAKKLGLVRTIIHSPTLLRRVCTTPFWWMTMTFVYYGLSINSTTLSDTMHMNYILTALISIPGFYTAAFFLDKIGRKATVTSAYFISAACNISFVFIPKEFTILCLIIYLLGKFCIASVATSLYLYTLELYPTEYRHTLLGFSSMIGRIGSIFAPLTPALMTYYHGLPSLLFGGMGVVAGLLVLTQPETLGCNMPDTLAEAEAIGKPESRTMTTSLST; this comes from the exons atgacTGAAACCCAAAAAAATCCTTTCGTGGAAGCAGGATATGGAAAAGAAGCAAATGAAGATCAAGAAAAGAAAGACAAAGTGACTCAAACACCAATAAATCTAGACAATGTATTGACTAATGAGCTGGGTCAATTTGGCTGGTTCCAGTTAAGAAACATACTTTTCCTCGCTATACTTCTCATAGTTAGTAGTTCAGCGGGTGAATATATATTCTCAGCAGCAGCTACCCCTCACAG aTGTCGTATCCCAGAATGCGGTGAAGATGGAAAATTTTACGCAATGGAGCCTGAATGGATTAGAAATGCAATTCCAGAGACTAGTTCAGGCTTTGCGAGTTGCGAAAGGTATGCCCCTGTGGGAACTAACGGGAGCTTGGACTACTGCCCTGCCAACCTGTTCGATCAGTCCAACACTGTTGCTTGTGAAGGTTTTGTGTATGCCAGAAATAATACAGTTGTGTATGAA TTTGAAATTGGATGTAACGAGTGGTTACGAGCATTTGCAGGGACTTTATACAACACTGGGATGCTGCTCGCGTTACCTATCGCTGGGTATGTCTCAGATCGCTTCGGCCGGAAGACAGTATTGATCATCAGTGTATTCAACCTGAGTCTTTTCGGCTTCATCCGTGCGTTCTCTGTTAGCTACGCCATGTACTTGTCCCTGCAGATTGTGCAGACGACTCTTGGCTCCGGAGTATATAGTGCCGCGTTTGTTATTG CTTCTGAGCTCGTTGGGCCAAAATATCGTGTTATCACAGGCGTGACTTGCTCAGCAATGTTCGCGCTAGGCGAAGCACTGTTGGGAAGTATCGCGTGGCTCATCTCACCATGGCGATACGTGGTCATGGCAACAGCCGTCCCATGCGTACTATTTGTTTCATACTACTGGCTTATCACAGAAAGCTTAAGATGGCTATTGTCGAAAAAAAAGTACGCAGAGGCTAAAAATGTATTGCATACTATTGCGAGagtaaataaaacacaaataagTGATAAGTCTATAGAAGCACTGTTTAACCCTCCACAACCCATGATTACAACAACTAGC GCTAAGAAACTTGGATTAGTTCGCACTATAATACACTCTCCAACTTTGCTTAGAAGAGTTTGCACGACACCGTTTTGGTGGATGACAATGACGTTTGTCTACTACGGCCTGTCCATCAATTCTACCACTCTCTCCGACACCATGCATATGAATTATATCTTGACGGCTCTTATCAGCATTCCTGGTTTTTACACAGCTGCTTTCTTCTTGGATAAAATTGGTAGAAAAGCTACTGTGACCTCCGCTTACTTCATCAGCGCTGCTTGCAATATCAGTTTTGTCTTTATACCCAAAG AGTTTACCATTCTTTGCCTAATAATATATCTCCTTGGAAAGTTTTGTATCGCGTCGGTAGCGACGTCACTATATCTGTACACATTGGAACTATATCCGACTGAGTACCGACATACTCTACTCGGCTTCTCATCTATGATTGGTCGTATTGGATCTATCTTTGCACCATTAACACCAGCTCTT ATGACCTATTATCATGGGCTACCGTCGTTGCTGTTCGGAGGTATGGGCGTCGTCGCTGGTCTGCTGGTGCTCACGCAGCCGGAGACCCTGGGCTGTAACATGCCCGACACCCTGGCTGAGGCGGAAGCCATCGGGAAACCAGAATCCCGAACAATGACAACCAGTTTATCTACTTGA